From Enhydrobacter sp., the proteins below share one genomic window:
- a CDS encoding thermonuclease family protein: MKRGLALLTLAGVALAAPATAQPSNRMAECSAFLDELPATWQGKGFAVDGGTLVGLGLKPQIRLWGIQAPELTNRQTGEETVPGMRARAALEDILAAADRGLTCRFAGWDRSCRAVAQCTVVAEMPAGSRPQPHDVALRLLEDGMVYGAGLGAAMAGDATASERYAHHESLARKAGKGLWPLWLGAKTP; the protein is encoded by the coding sequence GTGAAAAGGGGCCTCGCCCTTCTCACCTTGGCGGGTGTCGCGCTGGCGGCACCCGCGACCGCCCAGCCGTCGAACCGGATGGCCGAGTGCTCGGCCTTCCTCGACGAGCTGCCCGCGACCTGGCAGGGCAAGGGCTTCGCCGTCGATGGCGGCACGCTCGTCGGGCTGGGACTCAAGCCGCAGATCCGGTTGTGGGGCATCCAGGCGCCCGAGCTGACGAACCGTCAGACCGGCGAGGAGACCGTTCCCGGCATGCGCGCCCGCGCCGCGCTCGAGGACATCCTCGCCGCCGCCGATCGCGGGCTCACCTGCAGGTTCGCAGGATGGGACCGGTCATGCCGCGCGGTCGCGCAATGCACCGTCGTGGCGGAAATGCCGGCGGGCAGCCGGCCGCAACCGCACGACGTGGCCCTGCGCCTGCTCGAAGACGGCATGGTCTATGGCGCAGGTCTGGGCGCGGCGATGGCCGGCGATGCGACGGCCAGCGAGCGCTACGCGCACCACGAATCGCTTGCCCGCAAGGCCGGCAAGGGATTGTGGCCGCTCTGGCTGGGCGCCAAGACGCCCTGA
- a CDS encoding (2Fe-2S)-binding protein, whose amino-acid sequence MAKQHVTTTINGEPMEFLCDADQSMLDVLRGPLGLTGSKEGCGSGDCGACTITVNGRIVCSCLMLAAEAEGQELGTIEGMAQGGEFHPLQQKFLELAALQCGICTPGVLMAAKSLLERNPDPTEHDVRFWLAGNLCRCTGYDKIVRAVMETAADMKEARR is encoded by the coding sequence ATGGCCAAACAGCACGTAACCACCACCATCAACGGCGAGCCGATGGAGTTCCTCTGCGACGCCGACCAAAGCATGCTCGACGTGCTGCGCGGGCCGCTCGGCCTGACCGGCAGCAAGGAAGGCTGCGGCTCGGGCGACTGCGGCGCCTGCACGATCACGGTGAACGGCCGCATCGTCTGCTCCTGCCTCATGCTGGCCGCCGAGGCCGAAGGCCAGGAGCTCGGCACCATCGAGGGCATGGCCCAAGGCGGCGAGTTCCATCCGCTGCAGCAGAAGTTCCTCGAGCTGGCGGCCCTGCAGTGCGGCATCTGCACGCCCGGCGTGCTGATGGCCGCCAAGTCCCTGCTCGAGCGCAATCCCGATCCGACCGAGCACGACGTGCGTTTCTGGCTCGCCGGCAACCTGTGCCGCTGCACGGGTTACGACAAGATCGTTCGTGCCGTCATGGAAACCGCCGCCGACATGAAGGAGGCCCGCCGATGA
- a CDS encoding xanthine dehydrogenase family protein subunit M → MTDTQYVAPRTLDEAVKAFAAAAGSARILAGGTDLLVQMRSGVVRPTLFVDIKKIAEMTAIEEIAGGGFRIGAAVSGAAMREHPKLKKAWPGVVEATNLIGSTQIQGRATPGGNLCNASPAGDSVPAMVAAGAIVTIQGPKGRRELAVEKVPAGPGKLNLTPGEIVVSFTLPARPKGSSDAYLRMIPRTEMDIAVVGCGVSLTLDKGTVTAARVGLGAVAPTVLLVEEAAKALIGSKLDAAALDKAAKACSAACRPIDDKRGTIAYRTKVAGVLLKRTATIAAERAGRN, encoded by the coding sequence ATGACGGACACACAATATGTAGCGCCGCGGACGCTCGACGAAGCGGTCAAGGCCTTCGCCGCCGCCGCCGGAAGCGCCCGCATCCTGGCCGGAGGCACCGACCTGCTGGTCCAGATGAGGTCTGGCGTCGTCCGGCCCACGCTCTTCGTCGACATCAAGAAGATCGCCGAGATGACGGCCATCGAAGAGATCGCCGGCGGTGGCTTCCGGATCGGCGCCGCGGTGTCGGGCGCCGCCATGCGCGAGCATCCCAAGCTCAAGAAGGCCTGGCCGGGCGTTGTCGAGGCCACGAACCTGATCGGCTCGACTCAGATCCAGGGCCGCGCCACGCCGGGCGGTAACCTGTGCAACGCCTCCCCGGCCGGCGACAGCGTGCCGGCCATGGTCGCGGCCGGCGCCATCGTCACCATCCAGGGCCCCAAGGGGCGGCGTGAGCTGGCCGTCGAAAAGGTGCCGGCGGGCCCGGGCAAGCTCAACCTGACTCCGGGCGAGATCGTCGTCAGCTTCACCCTGCCGGCGCGGCCCAAGGGCTCGAGCGATGCCTACCTGCGCATGATCCCGCGCACCGAGATGGACATCGCCGTCGTCGGCTGCGGCGTCAGCCTCACCCTCGATAAGGGCACCGTCACCGCCGCCCGCGTCGGGCTGGGCGCCGTGGCGCCCACCGTACTTCTGGTCGAGGAGGCGGCGAAGGCGCTGATCGGCTCCAAGCTCGACGCCGCCGCGCTCGACAAGGCCGCCAAGGCGTGCAGCGCCGCCTGCCGTCCGATCGACGACAAGCGCGGCACCATCGCCTACCGCACCAAGGTCGCGGGCGTGCTGCTCAAGCGCACCGCCACCATCGCCGCCGAGCGCGCCGGGAGAAACTGA
- a CDS encoding xanthine dehydrogenase family protein molybdopterin-binding subunit — MNNPITAPDNKWIGKRTIRPDGADKVTGRAAYAADTNMPGMIWGKVLRSPHPHARIKSIDTTKAEALAGVKAVVTSKDIVDFPIEKGPLMLGIQDMRWMCRNVMAREKALFHGHPVAAVAAISEKIAAEACKLIEVEYEVLPWVIEIEDAIKPDAPILHEFNKVDGKPSNITGKLEHKLGDIDEGFKQADVVVERSFKTRPVHQGYIEPHACLVSVVDGKATIWSSSQGQFMVRAMCTYLTGIPQSDIRAIPAEIGGGFGGKTIVYLEPVALLLAKKSGRPVKMVMTREEVFRASGPTSGSMSTVKIGATKDGKIVAAKGVFYLQAGGLPGSPIRGAAGCAFAPYNIPNVLSQGFDVVSNRSKVAAYRAPGAPIGAYAVECVLDEVAEKLKMDPLELRLKNAAKQGTKAAHGPVYPVIGYEETIKQAMAHPHYKSKLEKSKNGFLRGRGVASGFWFNAPGESSAQVNIAEDGTVVVVTGHPDIGGSRASTANIVAELLGIDYKKVSVLIGDTSVIGFSNLTGGSRVTYASAIVATQSTEQVIVQLRERAAKIWKIDPEAVTWENGEARPAGDNAGKFEPLTLAQLAAQANATGGPIGAGRQLNTTGAEGGFATHICDVEVDPDLGIVRVLRYTSFQDVGRAIHPAYVEGQMQGGAAQGIGWALSEEYIYDKTGKLDNASFLDYRMPVTSDLPMLDNVIIEIPNPKHPQGVRGVGEVPLVPPLSAVSNAVYDALGKRFYALPMSPPKVLEALDDGMKKAAD, encoded by the coding sequence ATGAACAACCCGATCACCGCCCCCGACAACAAGTGGATCGGCAAGCGCACGATCCGTCCCGACGGCGCCGACAAGGTGACCGGCCGCGCCGCCTATGCCGCCGACACCAACATGCCCGGCATGATCTGGGGCAAGGTGCTGCGCAGCCCGCATCCGCACGCCCGCATCAAGTCGATCGACACCACCAAGGCCGAGGCGCTGGCCGGCGTGAAGGCGGTGGTGACGTCGAAGGACATCGTCGACTTCCCGATCGAGAAGGGCCCGCTGATGCTGGGCATCCAGGACATGCGCTGGATGTGCCGCAACGTCATGGCGCGCGAGAAGGCGCTGTTCCACGGCCATCCCGTCGCCGCCGTCGCCGCCATCTCCGAGAAGATCGCCGCCGAGGCGTGCAAGCTGATCGAGGTCGAGTACGAAGTGCTGCCCTGGGTCATCGAGATCGAGGACGCCATCAAGCCCGACGCGCCGATTCTGCACGAGTTCAACAAGGTCGACGGCAAGCCGTCGAACATCACCGGCAAGCTCGAGCACAAGCTGGGCGACATCGACGAGGGCTTCAAGCAGGCCGACGTAGTCGTCGAGCGCAGCTTCAAGACCCGGCCGGTCCATCAGGGCTACATCGAGCCGCATGCCTGCCTGGTCAGCGTCGTCGACGGCAAGGCCACGATCTGGAGCTCGAGCCAGGGCCAATTCATGGTCCGCGCCATGTGCACGTACCTGACGGGCATCCCCCAGAGCGACATCCGCGCCATTCCCGCCGAGATCGGCGGCGGCTTCGGCGGCAAGACCATCGTCTATCTCGAACCGGTGGCGCTGCTGCTGGCGAAGAAGTCCGGCCGTCCGGTCAAGATGGTGATGACGCGCGAGGAGGTGTTCCGCGCGTCCGGCCCGACCTCCGGATCGATGAGCACGGTCAAGATCGGCGCCACCAAGGACGGCAAGATCGTCGCGGCCAAGGGCGTCTTCTACCTGCAGGCCGGCGGATTGCCCGGCTCGCCGATCCGCGGCGCCGCGGGTTGCGCCTTTGCGCCCTACAACATCCCGAATGTCCTGTCGCAGGGCTTCGACGTGGTCTCCAACCGGTCCAAGGTCGCGGCCTATCGCGCGCCTGGCGCGCCGATCGGAGCCTACGCCGTGGAGTGCGTGCTCGACGAGGTCGCCGAGAAGCTCAAGATGGATCCGCTCGAGCTGCGCCTGAAGAATGCCGCCAAGCAGGGCACCAAGGCGGCGCACGGCCCGGTCTATCCCGTGATCGGCTATGAGGAGACGATCAAGCAGGCGATGGCGCATCCCCACTACAAGTCCAAGCTCGAGAAGTCGAAGAACGGCTTCCTGCGCGGCCGCGGCGTCGCCTCGGGCTTCTGGTTCAACGCGCCCGGCGAATCGAGCGCGCAGGTCAACATCGCCGAGGACGGGACCGTGGTGGTGGTCACCGGCCATCCCGACATCGGCGGCAGCCGCGCCTCGACGGCCAACATCGTCGCCGAGCTGCTCGGCATCGACTACAAGAAGGTCTCGGTGCTGATCGGCGACACCAGCGTCATCGGCTTCTCCAACCTGACCGGCGGCAGCCGGGTCACCTACGCCTCGGCGATCGTGGCGACGCAATCGACCGAGCAGGTGATCGTGCAGCTCAGGGAACGCGCCGCCAAGATCTGGAAGATCGATCCCGAGGCCGTGACCTGGGAGAACGGCGAGGCGCGACCGGCTGGCGACAACGCCGGAAAGTTCGAGCCGCTGACGCTCGCCCAGCTCGCTGCCCAGGCCAACGCCACTGGCGGCCCGATCGGCGCCGGCCGGCAGCTCAACACGACGGGCGCCGAGGGCGGCTTCGCCACCCACATCTGCGACGTCGAGGTCGACCCCGACCTCGGCATCGTGCGCGTGCTGCGTTACACCTCGTTCCAGGACGTCGGCCGCGCCATCCATCCGGCGTACGTCGAAGGGCAGATGCAGGGCGGCGCCGCCCAGGGCATCGGTTGGGCGCTCAGCGAGGAGTACATCTACGACAAGACCGGGAAACTCGACAACGCGAGCTTCCTCGACTACCGCATGCCGGTGACATCGGACCTGCCGATGCTCGACAACGTCATCATCGAGATCCCCAACCCGAAACATCCGCAAGGCGTGCGCGGCGTCGGCGAGGTCCCGCTGGTGCCGCCGCTCTCGGCGGTGTCGAACGCCGTCTACGACGCACTCGGCAAGCGTTTCTACGCCCTGCCGATGTCGCCGCCGAAGGTGCTCGAGGCGCTCGACGACGGCATGAAGAAAGCGGCCGACTGA
- a CDS encoding PRC-barrel domain-containing protein produces MYKHLVLAALLTAGAATAYAQPQQQQATQTAPAERTVSTGDFNASGQMSGNAIIGARVRNDARDTIGTIDDVYVDKDGTIKAAVVSVGGFLGVGAKGVAVKWEDLKFDRDDDSLVVTTRLGKEELQAMPDYNKTERRKPAPPPAAPITNRPAGGG; encoded by the coding sequence ATGTACAAGCATCTCGTCCTCGCCGCTCTGCTGACGGCCGGCGCCGCGACCGCGTACGCTCAACCGCAGCAGCAGCAGGCGACGCAGACCGCGCCGGCCGAACGCACCGTCTCGACCGGCGACTTCAATGCCAGCGGCCAGATGTCGGGCAACGCAATCATCGGCGCCCGGGTGCGCAACGACGCGCGCGACACGATCGGCACGATCGACGACGTCTATGTCGACAAGGACGGCACGATCAAGGCTGCGGTCGTGTCGGTAGGCGGCTTCCTCGGCGTCGGCGCCAAAGGCGTCGCGGTGAAGTGGGAGGATCTCAAGTTCGATCGCGACGACGATTCCCTCGTCGTCACCACCAGGCTCGGCAAGGAAGAGCTGCAGGCCATGCCCGACTACAACAAGACCGAGCGTCGCAAGCCGGCACCTCCGCCGGCCGCACCGATCACCAATCGCCCCGCCGGCGGCGGCTGA
- a CDS encoding nuclear transport factor 2 family protein — protein MSSVTAPSPRAPLRGWTVDTFKRFWARPSLDHLEGIDAILAPDIVGYWPRPIGKVEGIAAYTGIIEALLRTVPDLSLSVPDHAVSGNLSFVRWVAAGTGPDGRFEALGCDRVRVRDDGLVVENYIFCDHPFFAAVAGRAGRRPG, from the coding sequence ATGTCGTCAGTCACTGCCCCGTCCCCGCGCGCTCCGCTCCGCGGCTGGACCGTCGACACCTTCAAGCGCTTCTGGGCCAGGCCGTCGCTCGACCACCTCGAGGGAATCGATGCGATCCTCGCCCCCGACATCGTCGGTTACTGGCCGCGCCCGATCGGCAAGGTCGAGGGCATCGCCGCCTACACCGGAATCATCGAGGCCTTGCTGCGCACGGTGCCCGATCTGTCGCTGTCGGTGCCCGATCATGCCGTCTCGGGCAACCTCAGCTTCGTGCGCTGGGTGGCCGCCGGCACCGGCCCCGACGGCCGCTTCGAGGCGCTGGGATGCGATCGCGTGCGCGTGCGCGACGACGGCCTCGTCGTCGAGAACTACATCTTCTGTGACCATCCCTTTTTCGCCGCGGTGGCCGGACGCGCCGGGCGCCGCCCCGGCTGA
- a CDS encoding Ku protein, whose translation MAVRPTWEGHLRLSLVTCPVALYKATDPKGDLHFNLINPRTNNRVRQRLVDAGTGEDVERRELVKGFAVAKDRYVLLDKDDFEAVKLESTRVIDIEEFVPVASIDRLYWDEPYFLVPAGKTGIEAFAVIRAAMERSQMVAIGRLVMSTRERLCALEPRGEALLLTTLRMHDEVRGEKAIPHADLPKADRRMLEIAEKIIEQQKGDFDPSHFNDRYEDALREVIERKKKGKPVRPTMPDETEDKVVDLMAALRQSLKGSGAKRERAERFVAAKSSRSRGRRSTSRRKASGGRRRAA comes from the coding sequence ATGGCCGTGCGACCGACATGGGAGGGACATCTCCGGCTTTCGCTCGTGACCTGTCCCGTGGCGCTCTACAAGGCAACCGACCCGAAGGGCGACCTGCACTTCAATCTCATCAACCCCAGGACCAACAACCGCGTGCGCCAGCGACTGGTCGATGCCGGCACCGGCGAAGACGTCGAGCGGCGCGAACTGGTCAAGGGTTTCGCCGTCGCCAAGGACCGCTACGTGCTGCTCGACAAGGACGATTTCGAGGCGGTGAAGCTCGAATCGACGCGGGTGATCGATATCGAGGAGTTCGTGCCTGTCGCCTCGATCGACCGACTCTACTGGGACGAGCCGTATTTCCTGGTGCCGGCTGGAAAGACCGGCATCGAGGCCTTCGCCGTGATCCGCGCCGCCATGGAGCGCTCGCAGATGGTGGCGATCGGCCGCCTGGTGATGAGCACGCGCGAACGATTGTGCGCGCTCGAGCCGCGCGGCGAGGCGCTGCTGCTGACCACGTTGCGCATGCACGACGAGGTGCGCGGGGAGAAGGCGATCCCGCACGCCGATCTGCCCAAGGCCGATCGGCGCATGCTCGAGATCGCCGAAAAGATCATCGAGCAGCAGAAGGGCGACTTCGATCCCTCGCACTTCAACGACCGCTACGAGGATGCGCTGCGCGAGGTCATCGAGCGCAAGAAGAAGGGCAAGCCGGTGCGGCCGACCATGCCTGACGAAACGGAGGACAAGGTGGTCGACCTGATGGCCGCCCTGCGCCAGAGCCTGAAGGGCAGCGGGGCCAAGCGCGAGCGGGCCGAGCGCTTCGTCGCCGCGAAGTCGTCGCGGTCAAGGGGGCGGCGTTCGACGTCGCGCCGCAAGGCGTCGGGCGGCCGCCGCCGGGCGGCCTAG
- a CDS encoding TauD/TfdA family dioxygenase, which yields MAQAFDVRPLDATFGAIVTGFRIADLDDALWRDLYAAWLDRALLVFPGQHLSRDQQIAFARRFGPLEFEMAALSNVKSDGTLRLEKDNDDMMKVLKGNMGWHADSTYMPVQAKGAVFSAEVVPSAGGQTGWADMRAAYDALDDDLKDKLGGLSAHHSLHYSQSKLGHDARAGDGQYSGYGFHDGPVPLRPLVKTHPETGRKSLLIGRHAHNVPGLSREASDRLLEELVAFACRPPRIYHHTWSPGDVVVWDNRCLLHQATPWDMTQPRVMWHSRIAGDPASEAAV from the coding sequence ATGGCCCAGGCTTTCGACGTTCGACCGCTCGACGCCACCTTCGGCGCGATCGTCACCGGCTTTCGCATCGCCGACCTCGACGACGCCCTGTGGCGCGACCTCTATGCCGCCTGGCTCGACCGCGCGCTGCTCGTCTTTCCCGGCCAGCATCTGTCGCGCGACCAACAGATCGCCTTCGCCCGCCGTTTCGGGCCTCTCGAGTTCGAGATGGCCGCCCTCAGCAACGTCAAGTCCGACGGCACGCTGCGCCTGGAAAAGGACAACGACGACATGATGAAGGTGCTGAAGGGCAACATGGGCTGGCATGCCGACAGCACCTACATGCCGGTTCAGGCCAAGGGCGCGGTGTTCAGCGCCGAAGTCGTGCCGAGTGCCGGCGGACAGACCGGTTGGGCCGACATGCGGGCCGCCTACGACGCGCTCGACGACGACCTGAAGGACAAGCTGGGCGGTCTGTCGGCCCATCACTCGCTGCACTACAGCCAGTCGAAGCTCGGCCACGACGCCAGGGCCGGCGACGGCCAGTACAGCGGCTACGGCTTCCATGACGGGCCGGTCCCGTTGCGCCCGCTGGTGAAGACCCATCCCGAGACCGGCCGTAAATCGTTGCTGATCGGCCGTCACGCCCACAACGTTCCCGGCCTCAGTCGCGAGGCGTCCGACCGCCTGCTGGAGGAGCTCGTCGCCTTCGCCTGCCGGCCGCCGCGCATCTACCATCACACCTGGTCGCCGGGCGACGTCGTGGTGTGGGACAATCGCTGCCTGTTGCACCAGGCGACGCCCTGGGACATGACCCAGCCGCGCGTCATGTGGCACAGTCGCATCGCCGGCGACCCGGCGAGCGAGGCGGCCGTGTAA
- a CDS encoding FAD-binding oxidoreductase, with protein sequence MSPPVQRIPSNETLPAESDVVVIGAGMAGTAAAYFLARKGVSVALLDKGHVGGEQSSRNWGWCRQQHRDLRELPLAMHSLEIWGRLSTEIGLETGFRRTGLLYVTTRPADFAMWEEWTLRAREYQMHSQVLGAAEAKAMTPGSSTQWIGGVHSPADGRAEPSLAAPAIAEGARRLGVTIHQECAARGLDIAAGRVAGVVTEQGRIRTRSVLLAGGAWASMFCRHHGIRLPQASVRSTSFSTKAAPQVTEGGLSMPDVTIRRRLDGGYTVGLGGRGLLELTPQGLLYSREFWRTFRKRHWGLTVSIGRSFLDGPESFARWALDGISPFERHRVLDPAADPALVRLGLARLAEHYPALAGLEVAASWGGLIDSTPDGIPVISAVDSLPGLFLSTGFTGHGFGIGPGAGRLAADIVAGDPPIVDPRPFRYSRMIDGTDLGEPGMF encoded by the coding sequence GTGTCGCCACCCGTTCAGAGAATCCCGAGCAACGAGACGCTTCCTGCCGAGAGCGACGTCGTGGTGATCGGTGCAGGCATGGCCGGCACCGCCGCCGCCTACTTTCTCGCCAGGAAAGGCGTGTCCGTCGCGCTGCTGGACAAGGGTCATGTCGGCGGCGAGCAGAGCAGCCGCAACTGGGGATGGTGCCGCCAGCAGCACCGCGATCTGCGCGAACTGCCGCTCGCCATGCACAGTCTCGAGATCTGGGGCAGACTCAGCACGGAAATCGGGCTGGAAACCGGCTTCCGACGCACCGGCCTCCTCTATGTCACGACGCGGCCGGCCGACTTCGCCATGTGGGAAGAGTGGACGCTGCGCGCGCGCGAATACCAGATGCACAGCCAGGTGCTCGGCGCCGCCGAAGCCAAGGCGATGACGCCCGGCAGCTCGACGCAATGGATCGGCGGCGTGCATTCGCCGGCCGATGGGCGCGCCGAACCCTCGTTGGCCGCGCCCGCCATCGCCGAGGGCGCGAGGCGTCTCGGCGTCACGATTCACCAGGAGTGCGCCGCGCGCGGTCTCGACATCGCAGCCGGCCGCGTGGCCGGAGTCGTCACCGAGCAGGGCCGCATCCGCACACGCTCTGTATTGCTGGCAGGGGGCGCGTGGGCGTCAATGTTCTGCCGCCATCACGGCATCCGCCTGCCGCAGGCCAGTGTGCGCTCGACCTCGTTCTCGACGAAAGCGGCACCGCAGGTGACCGAAGGCGGCCTGTCGATGCCCGACGTGACCATCCGCCGCCGACTCGACGGCGGCTACACGGTCGGGCTGGGCGGCCGCGGCCTGCTCGAACTGACGCCGCAGGGCCTGCTTTATTCTCGCGAATTCTGGCGCACCTTCCGAAAGCGGCACTGGGGACTCACCGTGTCGATCGGCCGCTCGTTCCTCGATGGCCCCGAATCCTTCGCCCGCTGGGCGCTTGACGGCATCTCGCCCTTCGAGCGCCATCGGGTGCTCGATCCGGCGGCCGACCCGGCACTGGTGCGACTCGGGCTCGCCCGGCTCGCCGAACACTACCCGGCACTCGCCGGCCTCGAGGTGGCGGCCAGTTGGGGCGGCCTGATCGATTCGACACCGGACGGCATCCCGGTCATCTCGGCGGTCGACAGCCTGCCCGGTCTCTTCCTGTCGACCGGCTTCACCGGCCATGGCTTCGGCATCGGCCCCGGCGCCGGCCGGCTGGCGGCCGACATCGTCGCCGGCGACCCACCGATCGTCGATCCCCGACCCTTCCGCTACAGCCGCATGATCGACGGCACCGACCTCGGCGAGCCGGGCATGTTTTGA